In a single window of the Gossypium hirsutum isolate 1008001.06 chromosome D02, Gossypium_hirsutum_v2.1, whole genome shotgun sequence genome:
- the LOC107910541 gene encoding YTH domain-containing protein ECT4, with protein MYQEGAPEIVIDQGMYYPTATNYGYYCTGFESPVEWEDHQNIFSADGPDVQFAGAQTEPLPYVYYTPSYGYAQSPYNPYNPYIPGAVVGDGSFVGAQQYYPFPPYQNPVSPTAYVPVLIQPDGIPSSSTDSFLDTHASIGTRPDGRGVRYNLASASAAASRKSAPNQADSLSRVTDGQSKHYAIQESISASSGSASARAHQVRVASGSVQPIGNIPGGKLPSYRNQLKTDLPVGNAISDYGASSPGRGVLDRLRPKIHVSRVFNDAHGSLDSWAEQNRGPRTNRSKNQLMVKAYTSKAGNSDAEGNIIIYTDQYNKDDFPIDYVEAKFFVIKSYSEDDVHKSIKYNVWSSTPHGNKKLGSAFEDAEKIAAGKPSGCPIFLFFSVNASGQFCGVAEMIGPVDFQKDMDFWQQDKWSGSFPVKWHIIKDVPNSHFRHIILGNNENKPVTNSRDTQEIMYKQGMEMLKVFKNHAMKTSLLDDFMFYENRQRIMQEEKAMQLIKSIENPVLAPAFDPVNKLNRVELLLNEHERSSKQSDPELLRTIVPSSNQPVSTDCDRTNARRMNESSGKIAVEAKDDASTLKISSLSINPKQDESKISTDAATKSDAVEVVNIGSVTVKVNKFTDSPGFLTVGTIPLNPKTPQLDEGGVSAKKGT; from the exons ATGTACCAGGAAGGAGCCCCTGAGATCGTTATTGATCAGGGAATGTACTACCCTACAGCTACCAACTATGGATATTATTGTACAG GTTTTGAATCACCCGTTGAATGGGAGGACCACCAGAATATTTTTAGTGCAGATGGTCCAGATGTACAATTTGCG GGTGCCCAAACTGAACCTTTGCCTTATGTATATTACACACCTAGCTATGGATATGCACAGTCTCCATACAACCCATACAATCCTTATATACCTGGTGCCGTGGTGGGTGATGGCTCATTTGTAGGAGCACAACAATATTACCCCTTTCCTCCTTATCAGAACCCTGTATCACCAACTGCTTATGTTCCTGTTCTCATTCAACCAGATGGCATTCCAAGTAGTTCAACAGACTCTTTTTTAGATACTCATGCATCAATTGGTACTCGACCTGATGGAAGGGGCGTGAGATATAACCTTGCTTCGGCATCTGCAGCCGCTTCCAGAAAATCTGCTCCAAATCAGGCAGATTCCTTGAGTAGGGTGACAGATGGACAAAGTAAGCATTATGCAATCCAGGAAAGCATTTCTGCTAGTTCTGGGTCAGCTTCAGCACGTGCTCATCAG GTTAGAGTTGCTTCTGGATCGGTTCAGCCCATTGGCAACATTCCTGGTGGGAAACTCCCATCTTATCGTAATCAACTAAAAACAGATCTTCCTGTTGGTAATGCCATTTCTGACTATGGTGCAAGTTCACCTGGACGAGGTGTGCTGGATAGACTGCGACCCAAGATCCATGTTAGCAGAGTTTTCAATGATGCACATGGATCCCTGGATTCATGGGCTGAACAGAATCGAGGCCCTAGAACCAACCgatcaaaaaatcaactcatggtTAAAGCCTATACAAGTAAAGCAGGAAATAGCGATGCTGAGGGAAACATTATTATTTATACTGACCAATATAACAAGGATGATTTTCCAATTGACTATGTTGAAGCAAAGTTTTTTGTAATAAAATCGTATAGTGAGGATGATGTACACAAGAGCATTAAATATAATGTTTGGTCTTCAACACCCCATGGGAACAAGAAACTGGGCAGTGCTTTTGAAGATGCAGAGAAAATAGCTGCAGGAAAACCTAGTGGCTGCCccattttcctcttcttttct GTTAATGCCAGTGGACAATTTTGTGGCGTAGCAGAGATGATTGGTCCAGTTGATTTTCAGAAGGATATGGATTTTTGGCAACAAGATAAGTGGAGCGGTAGCTTCCCTGTCAAGTGGCACATCATTAAAGATGTTCCCAACAGCCATTTTAGACACATCATATTAGGCAATAATGAAAACAAGCCAGTGACTAATAGCAGGGATACACAAGAG ATAATGTACAAGCAAGGTATGGAGATGCTGAAAGTATTCAAAAATCATGCGATGAAGACCTCTCTACTTGATGACTTTATGTTCTATGAAAATCGTCAGAGAATCATGCAGGAAGAGAAAGCCATGCAGCTAATAAAAAGCATTGAGAATCCAGTCCTAGCACCTGCTTTCGATCCTGTCAATAAGCTAAACCGTGTTGAGCTACTCCTGAATGAACATGAGAGAAGTTCCAAGCAAAGTGATCCTGAACTATTGAGAACAATTGTTCCTTCATCTAATCAGCCTGTTTCTACAGATTGTGATAGGACTAATGCTAGAAGGATGAATGAAAGTTCAGGGAAAATTGCAGTTGAAGCTAAAGATGATGCATCTACTTTAAAGATTAGTTCACTCAGCATAAATCCGAAGCAGGATGAGTCTAAAATCTCTACAGATGCTGCTACTAAAAGTGATGCTGTTGAGGTGGTAAACATAGGATCAGTGACGGTAAAAGTCAATAAATTTACTGACTCACCTGGTTTTTTAACAGTAGGCACTATTCCTCTTAATCCCAAGACCCCACAGCTTGATGAAGGGGGCGTGTCTGCTAAAAAGGGTACTTGA